The proteins below come from a single Nitrospira sp. genomic window:
- a CDS encoding mechanosensitive ion channel family protein — translation MSLANLITQYIVQYGFRIMGAVLVFIAALFVAKSVGQLSERWLNKQDLEPPLRLLLVRLVKTLVLILGLLIALDQLGLQIAPLVAGLGVAGLGVGLALQGVLSNVVAGLSIIFTKPYRVGEHVSLLGVHGDVAKIDIFTTTLVHPDQSRIVIPNRKVVGEILHNFGTIRQLDLSIGVSYRTDIDTTLRMLRELVAHHPNVLQSPTPIIGIAAFADSSITLSIRPWVEVASVGDAQIELNQAILQRLQADGVEIPFPQREVRMLGPS, via the coding sequence ATGTCGCTGGCAAATCTCATCACACAGTACATCGTCCAATACGGCTTTCGAATCATGGGGGCGGTCCTGGTGTTCATCGCCGCCCTGTTCGTGGCCAAGTCCGTCGGGCAGCTCTCTGAACGCTGGTTGAACAAGCAGGACCTGGAACCGCCGCTGCGCCTCCTGCTCGTGCGCCTCGTGAAGACGCTGGTCTTGATCCTCGGGCTGCTGATTGCGCTGGATCAGCTGGGTTTGCAAATCGCTCCGCTGGTCGCCGGACTCGGGGTTGCCGGCCTCGGCGTCGGCCTGGCACTGCAAGGGGTCCTCAGTAATGTCGTGGCCGGACTCTCGATCATCTTCACCAAACCGTATCGGGTAGGTGAACATGTGTCGCTCTTGGGCGTGCATGGCGATGTCGCCAAAATCGATATCTTTACGACCACGCTCGTGCATCCGGATCAATCCCGCATCGTCATTCCGAACAGGAAAGTGGTCGGCGAGATCCTGCATAACTTCGGCACCATCCGGCAATTAGACCTGTCCATCGGAGTGTCGTACCGGACCGATATCGACACCACGCTGCGGATGCTCCGTGAGCTCGTCGCGCACCATCCCAACGTGCTCCAGTCACCGACGCCGATCATCGGCATTGCAGCCTTCGCCGACTCCTCGATTACCCTGTCCATTCGGCCCTGGGTCGAGGTGGCGTCGGTCGGCGACGCCCAGATTGAGCTGAATCAGGCAATCCTCCAACGATTACAAGCTGATGGCGTAGAAATTCCCTTTCCGCAACGCGAAGTGCGCATGCTCGGTCCCTCCTAA
- the dnaX gene encoding DNA polymerase III subunit gamma/tau, protein MDYQVSARKYRPGTFDDVIGQSHVVQTLMNSIATKRIAHAFLFSGTRGVGKTTVARILAKALNCEQGPTGSPCNTCVNCQEITQGTSVDVVEIDGASNTSVDDVREIRENVKFTPFRGQYRVYIIDEVHMLSNSAFNALLKTLEEPPAHVVFIFATTEIHKIPATILSRCQHYNFRRISKAEIVQRLRHVANQDGLTIEDRSLMALARASEGSMRDGLSLLDQVIAFGGKTIRHQDLETLLGAVPQERVRALVQAMIEQNSAKALHVIAGLLDQGHDVRAYCADLVEYMRNMLVAAVVPAGPELRGLVEATEDDLAQLARDAERFTVEQLQELFRVWSSAEDSLRVSTHPRFVLETAAVRATRLLRSGEGASRSAETKPPQEKPAPDRGAPARAPGSSERTASTSSSQPDGPKASGAPLPKASSSSGAAPNTVSTSRSRDTSPAPVAAPAVPVSAPAAPDPAPQNGAVPSASTAASETVEVNWEQFQEAVSAQHPNIAPFLEMGRVVKIEGGLVTLGFGKQATVARAMLEKEDNLKALAALGERLYGSALRVRVIEAEQEAGAAPTMKQLRVAKEQEQRVILTQQAKAHPLVKQALEMFGGELAEVRTTLPEQEVQE, encoded by the coding sequence ATGGATTACCAAGTCTCCGCACGAAAATACCGGCCCGGGACGTTCGACGATGTCATCGGACAGTCGCATGTCGTCCAGACGCTGATGAACTCGATCGCGACCAAGCGGATCGCCCACGCGTTTCTCTTTTCGGGCACGCGGGGTGTGGGAAAAACGACGGTGGCCCGCATCCTGGCGAAGGCGCTCAATTGCGAGCAGGGTCCGACCGGTTCTCCCTGCAACACCTGTGTGAACTGTCAGGAAATTACGCAGGGCACGTCGGTGGATGTCGTCGAAATCGACGGGGCATCAAACACCAGCGTGGACGACGTGCGCGAGATTCGCGAGAACGTCAAATTCACGCCGTTTCGTGGCCAGTACCGTGTCTACATCATCGACGAAGTACATATGCTCTCCAATTCGGCGTTCAACGCCCTGTTGAAAACGCTGGAGGAGCCCCCGGCGCATGTGGTGTTCATTTTCGCTACCACGGAAATTCACAAGATCCCCGCAACCATTCTCTCACGTTGCCAACACTACAATTTTCGTCGCATCTCCAAGGCAGAGATCGTGCAGCGGCTACGGCATGTCGCGAATCAAGATGGACTCACGATCGAAGATCGCAGCTTGATGGCGCTGGCGCGGGCCAGCGAGGGCAGCATGCGCGACGGACTCAGCCTGCTCGATCAGGTGATCGCGTTCGGCGGCAAGACGATTCGCCATCAGGATCTCGAAACGTTGCTCGGCGCAGTGCCCCAGGAACGCGTGCGGGCTCTCGTCCAGGCGATGATCGAACAGAATAGCGCGAAGGCCCTCCACGTCATTGCGGGCTTGCTGGACCAAGGACACGATGTGCGTGCCTACTGCGCCGATCTGGTGGAGTACATGCGGAATATGCTGGTCGCGGCGGTGGTGCCCGCTGGGCCTGAGTTGCGCGGATTGGTCGAGGCCACCGAAGACGATTTGGCGCAGCTGGCTCGTGATGCAGAACGGTTTACCGTCGAGCAGCTGCAAGAGTTATTTCGGGTTTGGAGTTCCGCAGAAGATAGTTTGCGGGTGAGCACGCATCCACGGTTCGTGTTGGAGACAGCTGCCGTCCGTGCCACTCGGCTGTTACGGTCTGGTGAGGGGGCGTCGCGATCCGCCGAGACGAAACCTCCACAGGAGAAGCCGGCCCCTGATCGTGGCGCGCCTGCTCGGGCTCCGGGCTCGAGCGAGCGAACGGCTTCGACCAGCTCGTCCCAGCCTGATGGACCGAAGGCAAGCGGTGCCCCTCTGCCAAAGGCCTCCTCGTCGAGCGGAGCTGCTCCAAACACTGTTTCGACTTCTCGTTCGCGTGACACATCACCTGCGCCCGTTGCCGCTCCGGCCGTGCCAGTGAGCGCGCCGGCGGCACCAGACCCCGCCCCTCAAAACGGTGCCGTCCCGTCTGCTTCGACTGCCGCTTCCGAGACGGTGGAGGTGAATTGGGAGCAGTTTCAGGAGGCAGTCTCAGCCCAGCATCCCAACATCGCGCCGTTTCTGGAAATGGGGCGTGTCGTGAAGATTGAGGGTGGGCTCGTCACGCTGGGGTTTGGAAAACAGGCTACGGTGGCGCGAGCGATGTTGGAGAAAGAGGACAATCTCAAGGCCCTGGCGGCTTTGGGGGAACGTCTCTACGGGAGTGCCTTGCGAGTACGTGTGATCGAGGCGGAGCAGGAAGCAGGGGCTGCTCCCACTATGAAGCAACTGCGGGTGGCGAAAGAACAGGAGCAACGGGTGATCTTGACACAACAGGCCAAGGCCCATCCCTTGGTGAAGCAGGCGTTAGAGATGTTCGGCGGAGAGTTGGCGGAGGTCCGCACGACCCTTCCGGAGCAGGAGGTACAGGAATGA
- a CDS encoding GTP-binding protein — translation MIEKKICMLGAFAVGKTSLVRRFVTSCFSEQYQTTIGVTVDKKSMTVDGTDLTLVLWDLYGEDEFQKLRRSYLRGSSGYLLVLDGMRRATLDIALRIQQHVTDELGPVPFIVLINKYDQRAEWELTDHDLAALAQRGWPVLMSSAKTGQGVEEAFSTLARALMQSPTRS, via the coding sequence ATGATCGAAAAGAAAATTTGCATGTTGGGAGCGTTTGCCGTCGGAAAAACCAGCCTGGTCCGGCGGTTTGTCACAAGCTGTTTTTCCGAACAGTATCAAACCACCATCGGCGTGACAGTGGACAAGAAATCGATGACCGTGGACGGCACCGACCTGACCCTGGTGCTCTGGGACCTGTACGGGGAAGACGAGTTCCAAAAACTGCGGCGGTCCTATCTGCGCGGGTCATCCGGCTACCTCCTGGTGTTGGACGGGATGCGTCGGGCCACGTTGGATATCGCGTTGCGCATTCAACAGCATGTGACCGACGAACTCGGCCCGGTGCCCTTCATCGTGCTGATCAACAAATATGACCAGCGGGCTGAATGGGAACTCACTGACCACGATCTGGCCGCGTTGGCCCAGCGCGGCTGGCCGGTCCTCATGAGCAGCGCCAAGACCGGACAGGGCGTCGAAGAAGCGTTTAGCACGCTGGCCCGCGCCCTTATGCAGTCACCCACTCGATCATAA
- a CDS encoding TraR/DksA C4-type zinc finger protein yields the protein MKTSAKKPTSARKKSTKEKPAKANGIQYPDILHDLEGQRAAILAEAGVVLSNPTGLEVFPDVSDQASAEADQHFSFRIRERERKLLKKIDEAIGRLVAHTYGICEECQGDIPYKRLKARPVTTLCIDCKTRQEEAEKSPR from the coding sequence ATGAAAACTTCGGCGAAGAAACCCACGTCCGCTCGAAAGAAGTCTACGAAAGAAAAGCCTGCGAAGGCGAACGGGATTCAGTATCCCGACATCCTGCACGACTTGGAGGGCCAACGCGCGGCGATCCTGGCAGAGGCGGGAGTCGTCTTATCCAATCCCACCGGGCTGGAAGTATTCCCCGACGTCAGCGATCAAGCCTCCGCCGAAGCCGACCAGCATTTCTCCTTTCGCATTCGTGAGAGGGAGCGGAAGCTGCTCAAGAAGATCGACGAGGCGATCGGTCGATTGGTGGCACACACCTACGGGATCTGCGAAGAGTGTCAGGGTGATATCCCCTACAAGCGTTTGAAGGCGCGTCCCGTCACCACCTTGTGCATTGACTGTAAGACCCGCCAGGAAGAAGCCGAAAAGTCTCCTCGCTAA
- a CDS encoding tetratricopeptide repeat protein, protein MDKHPGLTPRTQAWGSGQELRIPAEQSPSKGEESYFFDEDGTLVGTLFLFRSGLDLGPYKTLRYTLSRLKPSLEFYLTVAQLADRQNMASSTLYDTGDEKTTTRYLVLSDPSTPRLLAATFTVDPYVKLFSPYRKEFLERLRETGQQSGGQHLDTQGAEDKEPFASLQQFARGQTAQLAYCGTKNQTIALDAYQKASTSGFTTPVWQAELHHRLGVSWEAAGNLEKAKSELLASLAQRPNSPEVVNNLGHVYSKLGEKQNALASFEKAVLMRPNYAIARFNLAEAVADANPKRAITEYETYLALTEGIPEEADRGALAHSRVKALKHQ, encoded by the coding sequence TTGGACAAACATCCTGGCCTCACACCCCGAACCCAGGCCTGGGGCAGCGGCCAGGAACTCCGCATTCCAGCGGAGCAGAGCCCGTCCAAAGGCGAGGAAAGCTATTTTTTCGACGAAGACGGCACGTTAGTCGGGACCCTGTTCTTGTTTCGTTCAGGGCTCGATCTCGGCCCCTACAAGACGCTTCGGTACACATTGTCCCGGCTCAAACCAAGCTTGGAGTTTTATCTCACGGTGGCGCAGTTGGCCGATCGCCAAAACATGGCGTCCAGCACCCTCTATGACACGGGTGATGAAAAGACGACCACGCGATATCTGGTCCTGAGCGACCCCAGCACTCCGCGCTTGCTGGCTGCCACATTTACCGTCGATCCTTATGTCAAACTGTTCTCGCCCTATCGCAAGGAGTTTCTCGAACGCCTTCGGGAAACGGGGCAGCAGAGCGGTGGGCAACACCTGGATACGCAAGGGGCCGAGGATAAGGAACCGTTCGCCTCGCTTCAGCAATTCGCACGGGGGCAGACCGCCCAACTGGCATACTGCGGGACAAAAAACCAAACGATCGCCCTTGACGCCTATCAAAAGGCCAGTACTTCCGGCTTCACCACCCCAGTCTGGCAAGCCGAACTCCACCATCGCCTCGGCGTCTCGTGGGAAGCAGCCGGTAACTTGGAGAAGGCGAAAAGTGAATTGCTCGCCTCACTAGCGCAGCGTCCCAACTCCCCGGAAGTCGTCAACAACTTGGGCCACGTGTACAGCAAACTGGGCGAAAAACAGAATGCCCTCGCGTCCTTCGAAAAGGCTGTGCTGATGCGTCCTAACTATGCGATCGCCCGGTTTAATCTGGCCGAAGCCGTCGCCGACGCCAACCCCAAACGCGCCATTACAGAATACGAAACCTACCTGGCCCTCACCGAAGGAATTCCCGAGGAAGCAGACCGTGGGGCTCTGGCGCACTCACGCGTCAAAGCGCTCAAACATCAATAG
- a CDS encoding OmpA family protein: protein MMAQIRKGAPPTGEGDYAELRSLLLAPEQSRLEELREQVDHIDLNAQNVSRILPDAIALRGDHDQRLTRVLTPHVSEALGTSVRKQPQMIVDAIAPIMMPAIRQSITNALRSMVQSLNQTIEHSLSLRSMQWRLEALRTGKSFAEIVLLHTLRYRVEQVFLIHSQTGLLLAHAAGDSVAVQDQTLVSGMLSAIRTFVQDSFGAAPDQVLNTLQVGELTVWIEQGPVAILAAVIRGTPPEQFHIHLQDTLTRIHAEQADALARFEGDASLFAGITPLLEDCLQAQFEPRRRAVSPMTWVLLAALLLGAAWWGASVYQERQRWRSYVARLGTEPGLVVTAAEAEGRHYRLTGLRDPLAADPDALLRDSGVDPETVTAQWSPYYALDAAFLLKRAGQTLNPPRTVRLALEGTGLIATGTAPASWIRESRTLARLLPGFDRYDDRQLVGQSLDETTGQLAQASILFEPGRGDIRSPEQHHSVSRIADLLQRLDEYARLAEIRVTVRIIGHTDIAGGAAQNRRLSEVRAQSAIDAIHPQTFPSITFEALGVAPPPESSGARTAAAMPEDRRVSFQVTARQAP from the coding sequence ATGATGGCGCAGATTCGTAAAGGCGCTCCGCCGACTGGCGAAGGTGACTACGCTGAGTTGCGCAGCCTTCTCCTGGCTCCGGAACAATCGCGCCTCGAGGAACTCCGGGAGCAAGTCGACCACATCGATCTCAATGCGCAGAATGTGAGCCGCATTCTTCCCGACGCCATCGCACTCCGGGGCGATCACGACCAACGCCTGACGCGAGTGTTGACGCCTCACGTGTCGGAGGCCTTAGGCACCTCTGTACGGAAACAGCCGCAAATGATCGTCGATGCGATTGCGCCGATCATGATGCCGGCCATTCGCCAGTCGATCACCAACGCGCTACGCAGCATGGTGCAATCGCTCAACCAAACGATTGAGCACAGTCTGTCGCTCCGCAGCATGCAGTGGAGACTGGAAGCGCTGCGCACCGGCAAATCCTTCGCGGAAATCGTGCTCCTGCACACCTTACGTTATCGAGTCGAACAGGTCTTTCTCATTCATTCGCAGACCGGATTGCTGCTTGCCCACGCGGCAGGCGATTCGGTCGCTGTCCAAGACCAGACGTTGGTCTCGGGCATGTTGTCGGCGATCCGCACGTTTGTGCAAGATTCGTTCGGAGCGGCACCGGACCAGGTATTGAATACGTTGCAAGTCGGCGAACTCACGGTCTGGATCGAACAGGGGCCGGTGGCGATCCTGGCTGCGGTCATTCGCGGCACTCCGCCCGAGCAGTTTCATATTCACCTTCAAGATACCCTCACCCGCATCCATGCCGAACAGGCCGACGCCTTAGCCCGCTTTGAGGGAGATGCATCCCTATTTGCCGGCATCACCCCGCTCCTCGAAGACTGCCTGCAGGCGCAATTCGAGCCGCGTCGACGCGCCGTGTCCCCGATGACGTGGGTCTTGTTGGCTGCACTCCTCTTAGGCGCGGCCTGGTGGGGCGCATCGGTCTACCAGGAACGGCAACGGTGGCGGTCCTATGTGGCACGTCTCGGGACGGAACCGGGACTGGTCGTCACCGCAGCGGAGGCCGAAGGGCGCCACTATCGACTCACCGGCCTGCGCGACCCGCTGGCTGCCGACCCCGATGCCCTGCTCCGAGACAGTGGAGTGGATCCTGAAACGGTCACCGCTCAATGGAGCCCGTACTACGCACTCGATGCGGCCTTTCTCCTGAAACGCGCCGGACAGACCCTGAACCCTCCGCGCACGGTTCGGTTAGCCTTGGAGGGAACTGGCTTGATCGCGACGGGCACTGCACCGGCAAGTTGGATCCGGGAAAGCCGAACCCTCGCCCGGCTGCTGCCCGGCTTCGATCGCTATGACGACCGGCAACTCGTGGGACAGTCGCTCGACGAGACGACTGGGCAGTTGGCGCAAGCCTCAATTCTGTTCGAACCGGGCCGCGGGGACATTCGTTCCCCGGAACAACATCATAGCGTTTCCCGCATTGCGGATCTCCTTCAACGCCTCGATGAATATGCCCGCCTGGCAGAGATCAGAGTGACAGTACGGATCATTGGGCATACCGACATCGCGGGTGGGGCGGCTCAGAACCGACGCTTGAGCGAGGTCCGCGCCCAGTCGGCCATCGATGCCATCCATCCTCAGACATTTCCCTCGATCACGTTCGAGGCCCTCGGAGTCGCTCCCCCCCCTGAATCCTCCGGGGCTAGAACCGCAGCAGCGATGCCTGAGGATCGACGCGTGTCATTTCAGGTGACTGCGCGCCAAGCTCCGTGA
- a CDS encoding YbaB/EbfC family nucleoid-associated protein has protein sequence MKSPFGNMSNILKQAQAMQEQMARVQEQAASKTVSGTAGGGIVTVTVNGAMDVLSVKIDPEAVKAGDVDMLQDLVVAASNDALKKSREMMAEEMKAVTGGMKIPGLF, from the coding sequence ATGAAGAGTCCATTCGGGAACATGTCCAATATTTTGAAGCAAGCCCAGGCCATGCAGGAACAGATGGCCAGAGTGCAGGAGCAGGCGGCGAGCAAAACCGTTTCGGGAACTGCGGGCGGCGGGATCGTGACCGTGACGGTGAACGGCGCGATGGATGTGCTGAGCGTGAAAATCGACCCGGAAGCGGTGAAGGCCGGCGATGTGGACATGCTACAGGATCTCGTCGTTGCGGCGAGCAATGATGCGCTGAAGAAGTCCCGGGAGATGATGGCGGAAGAGATGAAAGCCGTCACCGGCGGCATGAAGATCCCCGGCCTGTTCTAA
- a CDS encoding AsmA family protein gives MKVLLGIGVVILLLILLIIALPFLIDLNKYQDRYRPLIEEALNRKVQLQDIRLTIWPRIGARVGGFIVQDDPAFRTGPFASLSSLDVGVKLLPLLRGTVEVEEITLRDPVIMVLKNAQGQLNVSTLGAKTPAPPPPSKPEAPTQPAGSPLQALALFAVDRVSIDRGKLTYRDESSPKPVEYTVNQLEFLLTSVHLGDSPSVHVAATVHPYNLPVQLDGTFGPLVETLDVKSFTFNLGLGKIAIGLKGRAVGGNLDATVNALQIDSGDLPVALPLTKPVQVKDLHLTVHSPYPMPPDVSPLSQLDLTDLGLTVTMGGSAINVKGTATKGLANLTAASASINTSDLPIALPLAKPVELKDLHVNLKAKYPPKEGAAPLELAEIPNLGLTVALGSSRMEVKGSVLGGLAKVTANSKLVTTTDLPFTLPLKKPVEIKDLQVAAEMKGQEVRLTTLALQLFGGLLRTQGALSLGTPTPPFSGTASLQGLQLGPALQAVGTDQVSMSGTANADLTLSGRGFTHPDLVKALAGTGHVTVRDGRIEGINLLQQASMLLKVVGVQLDNVKATAFSTIESDVAMKQGLVAVQRLLIDSHDFQATGAGTIGLDQSLDMKLTLNLSQALSQKIAAGSPIARVALTGGRLSLPLLITGSTQAPSYGLDTKMFAGKVTEQVKEKVKGAVGDLLNGTAKPEDLKQQGKDLLKGLFGR, from the coding sequence ATGAAAGTGCTGCTCGGGATCGGCGTCGTGATCCTGCTGCTCATACTCCTGATCATCGCGCTCCCGTTCCTGATCGATTTGAACAAATATCAGGACCGGTATCGCCCGCTGATCGAGGAGGCGTTGAACCGGAAGGTCCAACTCCAGGATATTCGACTCACAATCTGGCCGCGCATCGGCGCCCGAGTCGGAGGATTTATCGTTCAGGATGATCCCGCCTTCCGCACGGGGCCCTTTGCCTCTCTCTCATCGCTGGATGTGGGGGTGAAGCTGCTGCCGCTTCTCCGGGGCACCGTCGAGGTCGAAGAAATCACCTTGCGCGATCCGGTGATCATGGTGCTGAAAAACGCGCAAGGCCAGCTCAATGTCTCCACCCTCGGCGCTAAAACGCCGGCTCCGCCGCCCCCCTCAAAGCCAGAGGCCCCGACACAACCGGCCGGCAGCCCGCTTCAAGCCTTAGCCCTGTTCGCGGTGGATCGCGTCTCCATCGACAGGGGGAAACTGACCTATCGCGACGAATCTTCGCCAAAACCGGTTGAATACACGGTGAACCAACTTGAATTTTTGCTGACGTCGGTCCATCTCGGCGACAGTCCTTCCGTGCATGTCGCCGCGACGGTTCACCCCTACAATCTGCCGGTGCAACTCGACGGCACGTTCGGGCCGCTCGTCGAGACCCTGGATGTGAAATCGTTCACCTTCAACCTTGGGCTCGGCAAGATTGCCATCGGACTCAAAGGCCGTGCAGTCGGCGGGAATCTGGATGCCACGGTCAATGCGCTGCAGATCGACTCCGGCGATCTCCCCGTTGCCCTGCCGCTCACGAAACCGGTTCAAGTCAAAGATCTTCACCTCACTGTTCACTCGCCATACCCCATGCCGCCTGACGTGAGCCCCCTCAGCCAGCTCGATCTGACGGACCTGGGGTTGACGGTGACCATGGGCGGATCAGCCATCAATGTAAAGGGCACGGCCACGAAAGGCCTGGCGAATCTTACAGCCGCCTCGGCCAGCATCAATACCTCGGACCTCCCGATCGCCCTCCCCCTCGCCAAACCGGTCGAGTTGAAAGACCTGCATGTCAATCTCAAGGCCAAGTATCCACCCAAGGAAGGGGCTGCGCCGCTCGAACTCGCGGAGATTCCGAACCTTGGCCTGACGGTGGCGCTGGGAAGCTCCCGAATGGAGGTGAAAGGCTCCGTGCTGGGAGGCCTGGCAAAGGTCACAGCCAATTCCAAGCTGGTCACAACCACAGACCTGCCCTTCACGTTGCCGCTGAAAAAGCCGGTCGAGATCAAAGACCTCCAAGTCGCAGCCGAGATGAAGGGGCAGGAGGTGCGGTTGACCACATTGGCCCTGCAGCTGTTTGGCGGCCTTCTGCGCACGCAGGGGGCCCTCAGTCTAGGCACACCCACCCCGCCCTTCAGCGGCACGGCATCTCTGCAAGGTCTCCAGCTTGGACCGGCATTGCAGGCGGTCGGCACCGACCAGGTCTCCATGAGCGGCACGGCCAACGCCGACCTCACGCTCAGCGGACGCGGGTTTACCCATCCGGACTTGGTGAAGGCTCTCGCTGGGACCGGGCACGTCACCGTGCGGGACGGCAGAATCGAGGGGATCAACCTCCTGCAGCAAGCCTCGATGTTGCTCAAGGTGGTCGGGGTGCAATTGGACAACGTCAAAGCCACGGCGTTCTCGACCATCGAAAGCGACGTGGCCATGAAACAAGGACTCGTGGCCGTGCAGCGCCTGCTCATCGACAGTCATGATTTCCAGGCCACCGGCGCCGGCACCATCGGCCTCGATCAATCACTCGATATGAAATTGACCTTGAACCTCTCTCAAGCCTTGAGCCAAAAGATTGCGGCTGGGTCCCCCATCGCGCGTGTTGCATTGACCGGCGGACGCCTCTCACTGCCGCTGCTCATTACCGGCAGCACCCAAGCTCCCTCCTACGGCCTTGATACGAAAATGTTTGCGGGCAAAGTGACGGAGCAGGTGAAGGAAAAGGTCAAGGGCGCGGTCGGAGACCTGTTGAACGGCACGGCCAAGCCGGAGGATCTGAAACAGCAGGGCAAAGATCTCTTGAAGGGGCTCTTTGGGCGCTAA
- the recR gene encoding recombination protein RecR, with amino-acid sequence MSVDQQGLLAKLVRELVRLPGIGQKSAQRLAFHLLKAEREDAMRLAEAIQAVKDGLSFCRQCRNIAEGELCEFCRDPKRDRSKILVVEEPSTLYAVERAGGYRGLYHVLLGVLSPLDGVGPADIRAEELLERVKAGGVEEVIVATNPTIEGEATAIYLTRLLKPHQIRVTRIAYGIPVGMDIEYADEVTLVKSIEGRRDL; translated from the coding sequence ATGAGCGTTGATCAGCAAGGGCTCTTGGCGAAATTGGTGCGCGAACTTGTGCGCTTGCCCGGAATCGGACAGAAAAGTGCCCAGCGGCTGGCATTTCATCTGCTCAAAGCGGAGCGGGAAGACGCGATGCGCTTGGCCGAGGCGATTCAGGCCGTGAAGGACGGGCTGTCGTTTTGCCGCCAATGCCGCAATATCGCCGAGGGCGAACTCTGTGAATTTTGTCGCGACCCGAAGCGGGATCGCAGCAAAATTCTCGTCGTTGAAGAGCCGAGCACGCTCTATGCGGTCGAGCGCGCAGGGGGATACCGCGGGCTCTATCATGTGCTGCTCGGGGTGTTGTCGCCACTGGACGGGGTCGGCCCGGCGGATATTCGTGCCGAGGAATTACTGGAGCGCGTCAAGGCCGGCGGAGTGGAGGAAGTGATCGTCGCCACCAACCCCACCATCGAAGGCGAAGCCACTGCAATCTATCTCACTCGGCTGCTGAAGCCACACCAGATTCGCGTGACCAGGATCGCCTATGGCATTCCTGTCGGGATGGATATCGAGTATGCCGATGAGGTCACCTTGGTGAAGTCGATTGAGGGCCGCCGGGACTTGTAA